The Bacteroides ovatus genomic interval GAAGATTGTGGGAAGCACAAATGCCGCGTTCGGTGCGGTTGACCACTTCACCGACAATCAAAGGGACATCCACGGCCTTCAGACCGAGGTCGGCAAGTATATGACCATAGACTTCTTTCACCTGTCCGAGCCAACGGGGATCACCCGAATTCGACTCGCCTTGGAGCATCAGGACGCCTTTGATGACACCCTCTTTCTGCGCCTTGCGTGCCAAGGCAATAAGTCGTCCATAGGGGTCGTTGTCGTATTCGGTAGCCATCTTCTTCAACCAATCGGGTTGCGAAGCGATATGTCCCTTACAGTTTGCCTTGTCGAATATCTCGATGCGGCAGCCACCGATGGCGACATTGATGACACCCACACGCACCTGCTTGGGCAGGTTGTCCACCATCATGCGACCAAAGTAATCGCAAGGGGTCAAGCCCGTATAGGGGCGGCAGAGCGGAGGAGTCGCCGTGCGCCACTCGCCCATCTTCCAGCCTTTTTCGGCATTGTCAACCGCGTTCATCACCATAAAGCGGGGATTGACTCCATGCTGGTCGATTTCCTCCACCTTGGCACTGCCTTCCATATTGCTCTGCCCGAAAGCCAGATAGATGTGGAAGTCTTTGTCCTGTGCGTTCACCATACCGGTGAACACTAAGAACGAAAAGAGAAAAGGAATAAAATGTTTCATGTTGTCTGATGTTTATCCTATTTATTTACGAAAGTTAGAGGTCGATAGTCATTTCTCGAACTCCCACCAATCCAGCAGGAAGAGGTTCTTCTTCTGTTGTTTGCAACCACGGAAAACGAGGTAGAGGTCGTGTACGCCACTCACCTTTTCCACCTTTGTTTCAAACGTCTGGTAAGCGGTCTTCGTATTGTCAATGCTGAGCCTGCCAATCAACTGTCCTTCTTCGTTATCGAGGCGAATCTCAATCTCGCCGCCATAGAGGTGGCAAGATGCCGATGCTTTGAACGTTGAAGCACCTTCGACAAAATCGACACTGCGCAGACGGATGTATTCACCGTCATCGATGTTGCGCACAAAGAGGCTGTTGTGCCGGCTGCAAGGGTTGTTGTTACCTGTTTTCAGACCGAAGCCCCAAGCCATGGTTTCCGCTTCCACACGACAATAGGGATTGAAGTTCGCCACCGGACGTAGGGTACATTCGTGAAAGTAGGGAAGTTCCTGAATGGTGCCATCGGCATTGTAGGTTATCTCGGCAAGAGAAATGGAGCGTCGTTCGGCGTGCAGGTCGGTTTCCAGCCGGTAGAGGTCATAATTCTGACCGAAGCAATAAGAACGGCCTTTGTAGTCGATGATGCCGGGATGGTTACCCCGAGTGCGTTCCGTATGACCCATGATGTGACCTTTGTACTCCCACGGCCCGGTCGGGTTCTTGCTCATGGCATAGCCTATCCCTTCGGGACAACAGGTGGAAGCAAACGCCAAGTAGTAGTAATCGCCACGGCGATAGAACCACGGGCCCTCCTGGTAGTCCTCGATAGGCGGCATCTTCACGATGTCGCCCGAATAAGAGACCATGTCTTCGTTGAGTTTCACCATATAAAGGTTGGGATTGCCCCAATACATATAAGCCTGTCCGTCGTTGTCCACATACACCGTGGGGTCGATGTCGTCCCAATGTTCGCGCTGCCACACCAACGGCTTGCCGATGGGGTCTTTGTAGGGTCCCATGGGCGAATCTGCCACCAGCACACCGATGCCATGACCATGAATGGGACAATACATATACCATTTGCCGTTACGGTGAACCACTTGGATGGCCCATGCCCCGTTGTTGCCTTGGTACCATTCAAAGTCACGGAGCGAGGCCACGACTCCACGGTCCTGCCAGTTCACCATGTCGGTCGAAATATAAAGCAGCCAGTTCTTCATCAGGAAGCCTTGGGCATTGTCCTTATCGTGTGAAGTGAAAAGATAAACAGTATCGTTGACTACCACCGGGGCCGGGTCGGCGGTATAGCTGGTCTGGATAATCGGCATATTAATTTCCGCCTTTGCTTGATAAGCATAGTTGTCCGAAGTCTGGGTTGGGTTTCCGCAAGCGGTGCAGATGCCCATCAACAAGGCAGCTTTCATTGTATGTTTCATAAGGAGTTATAAGTTATCAATTATTCAAACTGCTAATCACCAGCCCGCCATTGCAAGGGATTTCAATCTTCATCTCTTGCTTTTTGTTGACTTTAAGTTCTTTCAGCGAACCGTTTAGTAAGGTGTCATCGCTATAGAGCCGCACCTTGCTGCCAGCTTCAAACATAGGCAACCGGAGATTCAGCTTCAAAGTTTCCTTTTGGGCATTGATTCCTACCACAAACCATTGGTCTGCATGGCGACGTGCCAGGATGACGTACTTGCCGGGATAACCATCGATGAACTTTACGTCATCCCAAGTGGTAGGCACTTGCTTCATGAAGTCGATTGCCCAAGCAGGCGCATCCGTCAGGTTATTGGGTGCCAAGGCAAAGTGCTGCACGGCACTCTGGAAGAGTACCGCCGTGGCAAGAGCAAAGACATCACTCGTACGGCGGTAGTTACCGCGGTCGTTACCAGCACTCCATCGCTTGTTGAGCGTACTGCCGCCAAAGTCCATGCTGCCCACCGTGTTGCGCACAAAGGGATGGATGCAAGCGTTGAAAGCCTCCGCATCACAGGCACCCTGCCCGAAGTGGAGGTTCTCGCTCGCCAGCACCGCCTCGCTCGCCACATAACTGGGGTACATACGCTCCCAGCCTCTGGGAAGCGTACATCCATGGAAGATGACCAGCAATCCCATAGAAGCGGCATCGGTGAGGATGCCTTCATAAAGCCTCATCATGTCCTGCTTGTCGCCGCCGAAAAAGTCCACCTTGATACCGCGGATGCCGATACGCTTCATCCATGCCATCTCGGCAAGGCGGCTTCCTTCACCAGTATGCATGAAGGGCGACTGGGGAGCATCGTTCCATACACCGTTGGAGTTGTACCACAGATAAATGCCTACGCCCTGCTTCTTGCCGTAGGCGGCAAGTTCAGCCATTTTTTCGCGGCCAATCCGTTTGTCCCACCAGGCATCAATCAGCACCGACTCATACCCCATGTCGGCTGCAAAGTCGATATACCGTTTCTGTTCGTCAAAATTACAGCTGGAGTCCATTCCGATAATCCAACTCCACGTGCCCCGTCCATATAGATATTTGTCGTACCCGTTCCATGACGGCAACGGCTTGGGCTCCACAACATCGAACGGGATGGTTGTTTCTACAATCGGTGCCAGCGATTCACCCACGGTGATGGTGCGCCAAGGCGTGCAAGTGGGCAGGCGCATGGCAGCGGTTGCCGTGCCTGTACCGTTCTGTTCCCCTTGCTGGGGGAAGCCGATGGAGTAGATGCCTTGTCCGTTGCCCATCAACCGGCAACCCACATAGTTCCCGTCCGTACCAGTTTCGGAAAGCAGCATCCAGCCCTTGCTACCCTGCTTGAAGAGACAGGGGAAAGTGTATCCTTCGCCCCATCCGTTCTTCCCCATCGGTTCGTCAAGCGTATAGCTCGTTTCATAGCTAGGGGAAGTGCGGGCAAAGCCGCCCATTGGTTTCGCCTGCGGGCAAAGGAAAGTCGTGGTGCCACCGGGTATGGCGAAAGCGGTCGCCTCGCCTTCCACAACCCCTACCACCGTTTTGCCCTGTGGGTATATGCGGTAGCAGAAAGCGATGTTGTTGTTACTCACCTCGAAGTTGATGTCCATCACATGCACTTTGCCCTCCTTACCCTCTCGGTTCTTCCGTTGCTGGTAGAAGGCAAAATCGCGACGGTTGGCACGATAGGCGACTACCGATTTCTTGATGTTGCGCAGTGTGTAGTCCCTTGCTACTGCCTCCGCTTCCCCAGCTTTCCAAAAGCTGATGTTGCGGGTGAAGTCTCCCAGATTGGTACGCAAGCCCAAGGGAGAATCCTTGAGGAAACACTGCCCTTTGTAGTATACATTATATATAGGTGTTCCTCCACCATTCAAGTCAATGTTGACAACCAGTTGCCCGTCCGGGCTGATAATTTGCTGCGGCTGCGCCCAGAGGAGAGCGGGCAGACAGAATAAAATACCGATTAAGAAATGTTTCATTATGAGTTATGAATTATAAGTTATTATCATTGCTGTCCCATTAAAATCTAAAATAGTTCTTTGAAATATTTGAAATTTAGTTAGTTACAGAGTTTTTTCGATTAAACGGATTTCGATTTGCACCTTTGCCTCTCTAAAAGGAGATTTGCAAATACATAAAGATAAATACGTTTTCACTCAACTAGTGTCATTCTTAGATAGGAATAAGTTTAACTACATTGTACGCAAGTATGATGGCGACAAATATGTGAACCACTTCACTTGCTGGAATCAACAACTTGCTTTGATGTTTGGTCAACTTTCTAATCGTGAAAGTCTGCGAGATTTAACAGTTGCGCTTGAAGCCCATCATTCCAGATGTTATCATTTAGGAATGGGTAAAAACGTATCAAAGTCATCGCTGGCACGAGCAAATCAAGATAGAGACTATCATATCTTTGAAGAATACGCTTACTGCCTGGTTAGTGAAGCACGACAAAAGCGTATCAACCATATTTTCAAACTTGGCAGTAACGTTTATGCCTTCGATTCGACAACTGTCGACTTGGGTCTTTCAGTCTTTTGGTGGGCTAAATTCCGCAAGAAGAAAGGGGGTGTCAAAGTGCATACATTATATGATGCAGAAACGCAAATCCCTGCATTCTTTCATATCACAGAAGCATCCATACACGATTCTAAAGCGATGATTGAAGTCCCTTATGAACCAGGCTCTTATTACATCTTTGACCGCGGTTATAACAACTTCAAGATGCTGTATAAGATTCATCAGATTGAAGCCTACTTCGTTGTCAGAGCAAAAAAGAATCGCCAGCACAAATCCATCAAATGGAAATGTAGGCTGCCTAAGAATGTGTTTTCAGACGCAAGTGTACTTCTGACTGGATTCTATCCTAAACAATATTATCCAGAGCCAATTAGACTGGTTAAATATTGGGATGAAGAACAAAAAAGGGAGTTCATATTCATAACCAATGCGATGCATATATCTGCACTTCAAGTTGCTGAACTTTATAAAAATCGCTGGCAGATAGAGTTGTTTTTCAAATAGCTCAAGCAGCATCTTAAAATCAAAAGATTTTGGGGTACTACAGAGAACGCTATTCGAATACAGATATATGCAGCAATATGCACTTACTGTTTGGTGGCAATCATTCAACACGATATGAAACTGGATAGAACTACATACGAAGTGCTACAAATATTGAGCATCTCATTGACTGATAAAACTCATCTGAGAGACCTCTTTGATAAAACTAAATTTCAAAATGACAAAGAACGATTAGGACCAAATGGACCAAGTTTATTTAATTTTTAATTTGTCCCAGTTTTAATAGGACACTAGTGATTCATTTTATATCATTATATGAATATTAATAACAAGAAGTATACCAATAACATATTAACTGCAGGCATACCTCTTATGTAAAACGAGTTTTATCTTACTATGCGAATGACATGTAAGTTACGAGGCCTATTTCACCACTCGTTACACTCACAATCTTAAAAGCGACTAGTTGGTCAAAAATCATTTCAGAAAGTTTAACCGTTACATTAAACAATTTCTTCTTTTCATCAGGAGCTAATGTAATAGTCTTCTTCACATTAATATCAGAGTCTTCTTTAGCATTGCCAGCCACACACTTAACAGTTACAACCATCTCCTGTCGAGTAGTACGATTCAGTTCAACTACTATCGCATGCGTACCTACCTCGGTAGATGATACTGGAACATCCCCCGCCAACACATTATCAAACAGAGTTTGATTTTCATTCCAACCCACCATTAAGAAAGGCTACACAGGGGAAATGCCTAAGTCTAAGCCCATAGTCCCAGCATCTTTAGCGGGACCACTTTCTTTTAAAGTGAGATCACCATTCTCAGGGTCAGTGAACATGGGGTCAATTGAAAGATAATTTTCATCACCTAATGCTTTGCAGAATTCGCCGACAGTAACCAAAACCTCTTCAAAATTCATACTCTTTTTATACCCTCCAGTATACCACAGATCGTCCAGAAACACATGAGTAGTATTATTATAAGCAGTTTCAATAAACAAGCCATTATCATCTGTATATTCTTTTATCCAATATAATATTATTGCAAGCTTCGTTACGCCATGATTTTATAAAAAATATGCTTACAATAATATGCAACATTGTAAGTCCAATGAAAAACGGAAGTAGCACCAGTATCATCATATTGAGCAGTTTCATAACCTACACCATCAATATTATATCCTAAGTTCTCCTGAAACTGATTGCGTTTGCAACGTGATTCATTGAAAACGAGCAAAGCTGCGTCATAT includes:
- a CDS encoding glycoside hydrolase family 43 protein; its protein translation is MKHTMKAALLMGICTACGNPTQTSDNYAYQAKAEINMPIIQTSYTADPAPVVVNDTVYLFTSHDKDNAQGFLMKNWLLYISTDMVNWQDRGVVASLRDFEWYQGNNGAWAIQVVHRNGKWYMYCPIHGHGIGVLVADSPMGPYKDPIGKPLVWQREHWDDIDPTVYVDNDGQAYMYWGNPNLYMVKLNEDMVSYSGDIVKMPPIEDYQEGPWFYRRGDYYYLAFASTCCPEGIGYAMSKNPTGPWEYKGHIMGHTERTRGNHPGIIDYKGRSYCFGQNYDLYRLETDLHAERRSISLAEITYNADGTIQELPYFHECTLRPVANFNPYCRVEAETMAWGFGLKTGNNNPCSRHNSLFVRNIDDGEYIRLRSVDFVEGASTFKASASCHLYGGEIEIRLDNEEGQLIGRLSIDNTKTAYQTFETKVEKVSGVHDLYLVFRGCKQQKKNLFLLDWWEFEK
- a CDS encoding glycoside hydrolase family 97 protein encodes the protein MKHFLIGILFCLPALLWAQPQQIISPDGQLVVNIDLNGGGTPIYNVYYKGQCFLKDSPLGLRTNLGDFTRNISFWKAGEAEAVARDYTLRNIKKSVVAYRANRRDFAFYQQRKNREGKEGKVHVMDINFEVSNNNIAFCYRIYPQGKTVVGVVEGEATAFAIPGGTTTFLCPQAKPMGGFARTSPSYETSYTLDEPMGKNGWGEGYTFPCLFKQGSKGWMLLSETGTDGNYVGCRLMGNGQGIYSIGFPQQGEQNGTGTATAAMRLPTCTPWRTITVGESLAPIVETTIPFDVVEPKPLPSWNGYDKYLYGRGTWSWIIGMDSSCNFDEQKRYIDFAADMGYESVLIDAWWDKRIGREKMAELAAYGKKQGVGIYLWYNSNGVWNDAPQSPFMHTGEGSRLAEMAWMKRIGIRGIKVDFFGGDKQDMMRLYEGILTDAASMGLLVIFHGCTLPRGWERMYPSYVASEAVLASENLHFGQGACDAEAFNACIHPFVRNTVGSMDFGGSTLNKRWSAGNDRGNYRRTSDVFALATAVLFQSAVQHFALAPNNLTDAPAWAIDFMKQVPTTWDDVKFIDGYPGKYVILARRHADQWFVVGINAQKETLKLNLRLPMFEAGSKVRLYSDDTLLNGSLKELKVNKKQEMKIEIPCNGGLVISSLNN